TTGATCAATGCCCTCAGTGCAGACGGGAAACTCTCTTTCTTGGATATTCTCGATAACTATCCCACCCCTGGAGCATACGTTGATATCGGCAATATTCCTGAGACAGTGGATAAAGTTAAGGGTCTAGCCGGGAATCTCGATTCTCTGTTTAAGAAAGCCTCTCAATATGGAAAAGCTGGGTGTTCACTGCAAGAAGTAAATTTCCCTCCTGCACCCCCAGCACCACCACCTGCACCCCGACCCCCACTACCGCCACCCCCACCCCCACTACCGCCGCCACCACCCCCTGTCCGAGGTCTGTGGTAAAGGTGTTGTTCTAAACTAACCTTTTTCTGTGGGTGATGCCATCTCTTCAAGGGGTGGCATCGTTTTGTAGAGTAGGAACGGTTGTTTCCTCTTTGTTGCGATCGCTTCAATTTAAGTATGTTTCATCGTCTCCTCCTCTTTATAGGGTTCTACGGCTTCAATATATTGACTATCCAGTAAGAAGGCTCCTTTGGAGAATAAAACCCCCCAATAGCCACCGGGTCGTCTATCAATCACAACACCGACTTCACCGAGTTTAATCACACTTGATGGCCGTAAAATTGGCATGGGTTCGGCTGTTTTCACATAGGGAGGAATGGCAATCACTCTTACTTTTTGCCGGATTTCAAACTCTTTTTCCATTAACAAACCCAGAAATGATCTTCAATCCGTAAGATATCATGGGGCTTAATCCCCCAATTATCGGGATTTTAGCGGTCAAATGAGAAATAAGCACGTTAAACTTGAGACAGTGGAAGAATAAGACTGTTTGAGGGGGTCGTAATCATGGCTACAGATCGTCGAGTGTCCCGTGTGGCTTCACAAATTAAACGGGAGGTCAGTCAGATCCTGATTGATGGGATTAAAGATGACCGTGTTGGCAGTGGTCTGGTGAGTATTACGGATGTAGATGTTTCAGGTGATCTACAACACGCCAAAATTTTTGTCAGTATTTATGGGACGGAAGAGGCTAGACGAGAAACGATGGAAGGGTTAAAGTCTGCAACGGGTTATATCCGTTCCTATTTAGGTCAGCGCGTTCGTTTGCGTCGTACTCCAGAAGTGATTTTTTTAGAAGATCGTTCCTTGGAACGGGGAGACAAAATGTTAACCTTATTAAACGAAATTGCC
The sequence above is a segment of the Planktothrix tepida PCC 9214 genome. Coding sequences within it:
- the sipA gene encoding regulatory protein SipA, with amino-acid sequence MEKEFEIRQKVRVIAIPPYVKTAEPMPILRPSSVIKLGEVGVVIDRRPGGYWGVLFSKGAFLLDSQYIEAVEPYKEEETMKHT
- the rbfA gene encoding 30S ribosome-binding factor RbfA, with the protein product MATDRRVSRVASQIKREVSQILIDGIKDDRVGSGLVSITDVDVSGDLQHAKIFVSIYGTEEARRETMEGLKSATGYIRSYLGQRVRLRRTPEVIFLEDRSLERGDKMLTLLNEIAHNRKPDEEDFSDYGEEE